The sequence ttaaaatataggaaattaATAACAAGTTAATAGGTAAACACCATACACATGTACAACCTGAGAAGTAAGTGCAATGGGCCTGCAATAGCCACGAGTCACTTTATCCTATAAGACCATAAGAATGCGGTTTATTTATAAATGTCATAAAGTATTCTGACAAAACGCGAACAATATTACGGCCTTAAGGGGGAGCCAACTTATGATTGCATTATATCCGAATTTGCATTATTGCGGGGTGCGTTATTGAGAGGTTTGTCTGTATTATGCTaagttcaggttttatttgttacaggatgctagagctggcagcaaaatagtcaaaaagggtaatttttaaaacaatgaaatttcacaaaggttttcatgattctttccctcccccttcccattttTTGTAACCAGATCCATGTTTTTTGTTCACTAAAGTTACTGTAATTTTatgtgtggaattaggaccacacattatcacagctgcagtgggtccattaaaggcccactcctgaagcccaaatacaaatctatagagcacaaccacagaaatgcacacTGGTCCAGATActtatataaataaatctgtagaaactGACTCCCAACACCTACATTCAGATATACATGTGTATTTGTGTGTACACATCTAGCATGCACTAACACATATACTTCCacattatttaatattataactgttgtTTAGTGTCTAGagaccccaactaagatcagggctccaggaTGGTAGCTGCTGaacatacacataaaaagagagattctgcaacaaagagtttataatgtagctagacaaaggtggggagaaatgtaTGATACATTGGCTTTTCTGCAGTTACTAgtcaacaacattcactttttaagaaataatgaatttcttttagagttcctgtctcttttaaaaacttgttatgaaatgaatacacacatattttatgtcatcaatttttgtgtgtgcaagccagcaaaaggaataaaagtcaaagagttaggctgcaaattttattcacacagATATACACACATGTGGCAATACACACACCTCCCTACTCAAAGACACTCAGtctcttacacacatacaatgAGTGCATACACACACTTGCCTACACAGAGCCACTTTTTCATACACTTTGCCAGGGGCTGCCTAAACCACCCAGCCaagaagggaggagggtgggctggaggggaaaagatggggggagaggggtggaagagagaggatggggagagaaagaggccaaggacgagagcagggtggggatgagaggggacagtggggggggggggtatgtggggtggatggggatgcagggagAGGCAGAAGGTTACAGATGCATGAGGAtatggggggcacaggggtgtaTAGGGACATAACGGGAGCGCAGTAGTGAatggaggtgaatggggtgcagggctgtgggggctgagggacatgggggtggcagctctgggaggtggagaggatgggtgggagagtGCTGTAAGGGGTACATGGCTGGGATGGgtaggtggggggggcaggacagGATGGGAcgagggagggatgcagtgagggggatgggtgcacaggggggctggaatggggagggatgcagtcaGGGCGATGGGGGTGTAGCCCTATTCCCAGCATTCAGAGACAGGGAtacatatacagtaactcctcacttaacgttgtagttatgttcctgaaaaatgtgactttaagcgaaacgatgttaagcgaatccaatttctccATACGAATTAATGTAAAGGGgtgtgggggttaggttccagggaaatttttttcaccagacaaaagactatatatatatacacacacacacacacatagagtaTAAGTGTTAAACAAGCAAttgaatactgtacacagcaatgatgattgtgaagcttggttgaggtggaggagtcagagggtgggatatttcccagggaatgtcttACTGCTAAaagatgaactagcacttggctgagccctcaagggttaacacattgttgttaatgtagcctcacactctacaaggcagcacgaatggagtgaggggagacagcatggcagacagagagacacacactgtgtgtgtgagcgagaaagagagatgtgcattgcccctttaagtaagctgacaccactctaagtacattgcctttttaagcaGATCATcaagctgagaccacagctgcctccgtcctgagccctgtcgtgttgtccccgtccctgcccctcccccgctccacagagatggggtacaggagtggaaggcaggagcaggggaggaactagcccccttcttccctcctcccacctccccgcccccgcacagcaagcaggaggctccctggagcagctccaaggcagagggcaggagcagcacatggcagtggggggagggacagctgaactgccggcaattggtagcctgctgggtggctgccacacagggagcttaggggagcagggagctgatggggggggggctgccgggTACACCCTGGtttcaagcccccaccagctagctccaacgggctgctcttcctgcaagcagtggacaaagcaggcagccaccAAACAacgttagaagggagcattgggcaactttaaatgagcatgttccctaattgatcagcaacataacaacgaaacaacgttaactgggatgactttaagtgaggagttcctgtacctCGAACTCCTGGGTGCCGGTGATGGGGTGACAGGCAGACCGTGGTTTGCCACAGGGCATGTGCCGCAGCTTGAGCCCAGCCACACGAGGAGGGCAAGGAGaagagggctgggcagcagggggccccACGTGACCTCTCAACAGCCGCCTGCTGAGCACTCGCGAGTCACGCTCGTGctagttcctcccctgccctgacccagccaaTAGGATCTGCACCTGCAAGTGCGGGGCGGGGCAGCCCGTAAggctaggagccagacatgccagatACTTCCTGACCTGGGAGCCACGTGTCAGGGcagctagcagggagcctgccagcctcaCTGCGTGGTGCGACGGTGCCACCAACTGGACATGCAACGGCCCCATCAGCGGTGCTGATCGGAGCCACCAGgctccctttttgaccgggtgttctggtcgaaaaccggatgtcataccaataaattaaaaaccagcaggatcttattaaagggaaaaaggcaaaataccacattcattgtgaatacagaaagaatcatagtaagcagttagttatagatataacattccattcaatctcatatttattcacacattcatatatacaaacacacacacacacacacaggttctgcaaggttgttatcatagttaccagccttagagttgctcatgccaagccatggCCAGGTGgtctggacatgaggagggagcagggccttgtcagattgttcatctgatgctcctggaagttggtttgcagaatcagaccccaatgttctcactttttatttttataggaatttcttcctatgccagtctatgggaattgcttcatcatgctgttgctgaatcaatcagcagatagcacattcctgacggctccgtgctgctagatgttatcttgttctttggttctcccattcttgaggctgttgggtggattccagtctgccctccgggggtcctctggttatttccacttgacaccttcttcagccgatggacactggattcttagactggcacctccctgatcattcagttattatccacaccaagcatccatccacatacatcctctagctctattttaatcacaattgttaatacaacaaaagggcggggagtctctgggtgctgtttctgttgttacaaagtattgctttgagtctctctctctgtgaattgctttgagaacagactctgtcttagaatgtagtaacacaattagcagcttgcaagtttcacacatagagggagagaaacagtaccaaaaaccaagagacctcttaattaataataccctggaatttaaactatggggaatcaaactcatttgtgattttaatacagaacttctttaatatgatccaacacggACACCTGGTAACCCTATTAGTGTGTAGAGTTAACCCCATGTATGGCTATGTAAGATTGGGGCCTAACACTGAAAGCCTACACTCTGCTAATAAATATACATAAGTATTGACTTGTGATCCATTCCCATATGATGGATATGTATTGTAGGTTCATCCAACATTTTCCCAGGTATGCATGATCTACACCTTCCATCATTTTTCAGCTGAGGGAgctgcagacaggctgcatcTCCAAATTGCTAGTCTTGCATTCTCTATGTAACAAGGCTACAGCGAATGGCAGGATCACTCATTATCCTTAGCAAGCAGAGCCAGCTTCAGCCATCATTGTCTTGTTGTAACGCCACCCCCCTGGTTGACCACTGACAGTGAAGATCAAACCTTGGACCTCTAGATTGTAATCCAGACCTGCCCGTATGGTTTGAGCTAAAAGACCTACCCTAGCCAAGGTTTGTAACAGGCTCATCAACCTCTGTGTAGCCTAGTTACCACCACAGGGGGCAGATACCACACTAAGCTGGGACAGGTTATGTTAATAAACACGGGGAGGTAGGCGAGGCGAGGGGGATGATTTTCAGATTGAAAAACATCCTGATGACAAAGTCCTTTACAGCTTGCTGCACAACTGGAGTTTAACTAGCGCGACAGAGCTATTATTTCCTGAGATCGCTCTGAATTTTGATCAGCCGTCTGAAAATACTAGCGCCGTGCACTGTCTGTTATGATGCTACTGAATAACACCAGTGTAATGAAAGCCATTATGAGATCATCACTTTCCTACCCTGTATCATCAGAACCTTCTGTGAACTTCAAAGCAACCCAGGGAAAGCAACATGTATCACTTTGTAAATCCTCTTTTAAAGCACATCATCCACAGGAGTTCCTTTGACACTGCTGCGAGGAAGCAGTGCCTGAAGTATTTAAAAGCACTGAGGACTCTGCAGTTTAATGGTCTCAACACCATCTTCTTAGGAGAAACTGATATTTCAGAATCTCTCATAACAGGGGAAAAGATACTGCAGGAAGACAGCCTGAATTGGCCAACATGGACACTCGTTCATGCTGCAAGCAGTCAAGGCTGGGTGCCTTGGAGATACAGAATATTGCTAAGAAATGAATTGCCCATGAAGCAGCATGAAGACATCTTTCAGGAATTCTGCGATTCTCTGAACAAGTTCTATGGGAAATGCATCATCATAGTGAGAGAGAAAAGGCAGACAAAAGAACCCACCGCTCAGGAGAAGATAACTCACCTGCAGGTCCCATCAGTCATTTACATGTCCAGCATTGAGTGCTGCCCTCAAATTGCTAAAGCCAATGGCCATGagcttctctctgtgcctctgcccTACAACTATCTCCACCCTATGGATGTAGCGTGGTCTTCTTTGAAGTGGTTTATTATCAACAACAGAAAGGAGTTTTGTCTGAGGTCCATTGAGAGAACTTACTCCTACAGGTGTATACTTTTCAGTGACTTGGTTGAGAAAGGACTAGAAAAGATGACTCCAAGCAAATGGAAGGTGGCGACTAACAAAGTGCGGAGGTGGGAGAATTACTACCTGGATACATTTGCTTGAAGGTTTCCTCCTGCAAACATCAAATgctctttgatttaaaaataaacaaataaaataaacaaccAATTAGGCAGTTTACCAGCTCTGTTGAGCCACTTCCCTCCTTAGAGGCCACCCTAAAACAGAAACATCAACAATGATCTTAATAACAAACATCATGTTAATCTGAATTTTAATCTCTTTATGTGGTCCAGGACTAGGGTGGTAAATGGTGTATAAGTGTTGGGATGGATAGACTTAATTCCCTTAAtcacagagatgggcccaaaccaaaacccagaaTCCAAACAGCTTGATTTTTGGGACAAGTTCAGATGCTGATCCGGGTCTGAATTTTAtggcttttttctttccttcaccAAATCAAACCCCAGATTTTGAGTTGGGTCCTGATCTGTATAtgaattttgcagctcaggcccatctctgacCCACTTGGGAGATCTACTAATGAGTAAAGTACATCTGAGGTGGAAATCATAGATGCCATTGTCTTTTATGCTTAACAGGGAAAACAAGCCAGAGGAATTCAAGTTAGTGTTGTCTTTAACATAAAACATAGGTATTGGCATACCACTTCAGACTAGTTATCTGATATTGGGcagcaccagatgtttcagaggaagatacAAGAAACCCCATAGATGTAAATTATGCAATAACCTGCCAAGGAGGAAAGTTTGTTTCTAACCCTGTCAATCAGTGATTGGTTTATTTCCCTTCAGATAAAATATTGCACTCAACCTAATGTAACTATGTActttttttatccatttaatccttttttgaatcctactaagctcTCAGACtcaatatcttgtggcaatgagttgcaTGGGTTAAGTACAACTTGTTTAAAGGAGTATTTCTTCATATCAAAATTAACTGGTGTTGCCTTTTCCATTTCACTGAATGTTCCCTTGTTGTTATAAATAAGTGTGCATGATTTGCCCTCTTTACACcgttcattattttgtatacttcTCCCATGTGCCTCTTACACAGAAAATGACAAAACTTCAAAACTTAAAGAAAACATTTGGATCTCATGATGCTTGCCATTTTTATTCTAATGGCTTGATTGATGCACTGAAAATCCATAGTACTTTTTCCATGTGTGGAAACTACATAATATATTATAGAAATTAGAGGTGGAAAAGTAAATTACTTAATTAGGAAATCTAGTCCATTCCCTGGGGGATGAGGGTGGAGTCAGAGCAGTATCAtttccctacagtatattttctagtAACGTGTGAATATATGCTTCAAAGTGTGTCTTTTCTCAGCTTTGTGTTCAATTACTATAAATTGCTGctctttttgggggtgggagggtggaaggggaagTGACAGTGACAGGCTAAATGCTGTAAATGGGAATGGCCCAAGTATGAGTATATGTTACTGAAGGAGTAGAAAAGGTATGAGAGGAAAAGCTTCTATTGTTCCAataccatgggcctgattctgattttgcactggtgtgaatgagAAGTAGTTCATCTCAAGTCAGTGGAGTTAAGTTGGTGTGAAAACACCCTgagaagagaatctggcccagtgtgtcttTTGAGTGATGAAGGACAATAATTGCATAGCCAGCACAGTATTCATTATTTCATTAACAAACTGGATGATATACAGCACATTTTTGGAATGTCTTTCTTGACCTTTAAACAATAATACTACACTATACACAAGAATAAAACTATCTGATCTGGGTTAGCCCAGGGTAAATCCAGAATAAATCCATtgcattactctggatttactatGGCAGaaataagatcagaatctgaaccaaacacaagaacaaaacaaagtgCTGGATTGCTTCACCAACACAGCAACTCCCTACTGAGCTTATGTGCCTCCCCTTTGCACAGTTGTGTTTTTCTTTAGGGACAGATTAAGACACCTTTTACTCACATTGAGCCGtcctccctgaagtcaatgggactagctGCAGAGTCAggcactactcagtgtgagtaaaggcCCTTTATAAGCAAGAGAGAATCTTCCCCTATCGCATGAGATTCTTCATTATTGTCATCAGTCTCAGAAATAAGACCTTCCTACTCAAGCGATTTGTGTCATAGTAACACAGtaacttttaaaagtttaacaCAGGCAGGAGCTTATccactgtgacattgcaccccatatgttttatagaaatatgctaatgagcgtgaacataatgtaactggaatatgcttcatgcaaaaggtctcttgtaaggtatcattacaaagcttataatctactgagtgtgttcatcctatttgtatgaatgtatcattcttgtatctgaaactaggaatatgaaatataactctgggGTCCTACTGTAATGATGCAAAGTATGGGCCATTAATTGTGGTTTAGAATCtcgatggctcccattgactaggacaattggttgtagatggtttatttacctcCAAGCCTTCCTGTGGACGTGTGAGCCAAactgtgggtaatgaagaataAGGTCTTACAGAGACATgggatcatgtcacctgaactggaatccatcttaaacctggtgcttttccatttagaaggaggggtggggatccagagagacaaaagattcacaccttgtgccaaagctataaaagggggtggaacagaacaaagggggctgcagacatgagaaaacccctagttaccacctgagctggaactaacaagaactgtacaggggaaaggattgggaaggagtctagtctgtgaaagaagcttactggaacatctctgagggtaagatttacctgtattcagtttcttaatgtattaggcttagacttgcgtgtttttgctttattttgcttggtgacttactttgttctgcctttattacttgaaaccacttaaatcctactttttatacttaataaaatcacttttgtttattaatgaacccagagtaagagattaatacctgggggagcaaacagctgtgcatatctctctatcagtgttatagagagcagacaatttatgagtttaccctgtataagctttatacagagtaaaacagatttatttggggttaggatcccattgggagtgtctgggtgctggagacggagtgcttgctgagctgttttcagttaagtctgcagctttgggggtgtgggtcagaccctgggtctgtgttgcagcaggctagtgtgtctggctcaacaagacagggttctggagtcccaggccATCAGAGAAAACGGGTtaagaggtagtttcagcacatcaggtgacagtcccaaggggatatctgtgacccaacctgtcacatcCACCTTAAATTCTTTTGCACAACTGAGGGAAATTGCAACCTATTCTCTACAGGATGTTGCAATCCTTTAAGATGATGAAAAACCACATAGCTAATATAGCTCTTtgggacagcacctagcacaatggggtcctggtacATGACTAGAGCTCCCTAGgcagtacagtaataaaaaataatacataataatatagTTCTGACTGGGCTAGTAATTTAGAATGACAAGCATTTTCTATGACTAACCGTTTTTAATGATAGGATATTAACAAATAACATGCACCCAATTCCCAGCAGAGGGCATTTAAACTAGCATGGATGAGTGTAATAAATTCTTTGTATGGTTTTAAGTTGCTGTGATTTCAGTATAGTCTCACTAGTACCAGCCCTTGTAGTACTGTATAGTCCAATACATTTCATCATTACCTATTATCAAAGCATATATCTTAATTCCTGTTCCCATCTCTATTTGCATGATTAAACTGCACAAGTAGGATAAAGTAATTCAAGTAACTCTGAATAAAGGTTAGAGGTCAGATGAGAGGCGGATGCGAATTCTAATACTGATGAAAGAGCCATAGCAGGTGCCCAAGGCAAGCAGGAATGCAAATAGCTTGAAATTACATACTATCTCACTGGCTAATTGGTTCTGAAGTGGAAACACTTTTTCAAGGAGCAGCCTCTCAATGAAAACTTTATTTGCTCCAGTTCATGGAGCAGGCATGCAATGACTAGATCAATACCAAATTTCCTAGTCCTTTGTTTAACAATATGCCCAAGTACTTCATGCATGGAAGTTTAGTAGGGCATTAGGGCAGAATTGGGAGAAAGGGGAGTGGCTCACATTTTTACCTATTAATTTTAAGCCCATTTTGTTTTACACACTTACTTTTGGGCATTAGAATCTAGCTCCTGGATAGTCTGCCTGGGTTTAAGCTCTTTTATGTTAAGAACAAGTGAGAGTGATGTAACCTACATGCAAACATAAGAAATAGAAATACAATTCCAGTTTTCTCCAGCAATAGGACAGCACTAGATTTTTTGTAggaggttgtcataaatataaaggaaagggtaaacccctttaaaatccctcctggccagaggaaaaatcctctcacctgtaaagggttaagaagccaaaggtaacctcgctagcacctgaccaaaatgaccaatgaggagacaagatactttcaaaagctgggaagagggggaaaaacaaagggtctgtgtctgtctgtgtgatgcttttgccggggatagaacaggaatggagtcttagaacttaaaaagaaaaggagtacttgtggcaccttagagactaaccgatttatttgagcatgagctttcgtgagctacagctcacttcatcagatgcatactgtggaaagtgtagaagaagcatgtgtgtataaaaagatcttctacactttccacagtatgcatctgatgaagtgagctgtagctcacgaaagctcatgctcaaataaatcggttagtctctaaggtgccacaagtactccttttctttttgcgaatacagactaacacggctgctactctgaaacctatcttagaacttagtaagtaatctagctaggtatgtgttagattataatttctttaaatggctgagaaaatagctgtgctgaatagaatgaatattcctgtctgtgtgtcttttttgtaacttaaggttttgcctagagggattctctatgttttgaatctaattaccctgtaaggtatttaccatcctgattttacagaggtgattcttttttacttctattagaagtcttcttgtaaggaaactgaatgctttttcattgttctaagatcccagggtttgggtctgtggtcacctgtaaaaatcctcaccaatttgcacaggtgaccattGACAGGTTGGGGCCCCACAAATTCTAATGCCAGCCTCAGTTGCTTTGTGCATTAAGCaagttttctcccctcccccccccccctttttttttttaaaagtaggccCATGTTTTGCTGACTCTGCACTGGGGGCAACTGTTTTGAGGGAGGAGGTGCCATTTTGTTACATAATCATGGTTCAGGGTAGAGACCCACACTCCAACACAGTCAAATGATTGCTATCCTAAGCGTGTTTAAAAATCTGCTCTTGGACTGCACCCATGTATGCCACTTCCTAGAGTGGGGGTCATTTTAGCTACAGGACTCTAAAAATCAGGGAAGATCATGAAGATATGTTGGCATATCAGCTCTGATACATTCAGTCATTACCTGACAAAGCATGACATCCTCTTGAAGCCAATGGACTTCCATGTGCTTTCTCTGAAGGGTTGGGCCTTACAGTTCGATTAAatatcatttgtgtgtgtgcttttccCCCCAGCGGTGTAGCAGAATGGAACTGAATGCCGTGGAGTCATTAAAGGAGACTACACTCCATGTTCATACATGCACATGATCCAGAGGCAGATATGGAAACTGTTGCAATTCACTGTGGTTGCCACATGATGGCCCCAGGCAGTACCTAAATATTCCATGGACAGGCTTGTCAGCTGAAAACTATTGGAGACTCACGGTGCAAGACGCAGGAGTTCTGTACCACCACAGATGCTTTCACCTTTCCACACCTTCTCAGTTTCTGTCCCTGGTAGATGTATAAGTTTTACAAAACATGGATTGTCAGAGACTATTACTGAAGTAGCTAGCTAGACTGCTAAGTTTTTATAAAAAGTCATCACAGTTAATAGTAGACTGTGTAATTCTGTGCTACTGAAACCCACCAGGTATCTTGCCCCAGAGCTGCACCTGTTACATAAGCAGTTAACAAATCAATGCCCACAATTTCTACACCGTCTCCAAAAGCTAGAATTGCTTGTTTGATTTCACCAGATACCACAATTCTGCAGTCGCAGAAAGAGGGTGGCAGTGAGCCACTGTTTGGTCACCTCTTACACTACACAGAGGCCCGAAACATGACCTCAGAGCCACAGGCCTGATTTTTCCCTCAAATATCAGACACAAAGGTGA is a genomic window of Natator depressus isolate rNatDep1 chromosome 1, rNatDep2.hap1, whole genome shotgun sequence containing:
- the C1H21orf140 gene encoding uncharacterized protein C21orf140 homolog, producing the protein MYHFVNPLLKHIIHRSSFDTAARKQCLKYLKALRTLQFNGLNTIFLGETDISESLITGEKILQEDSLNWPTWTLVHAASSQGWVPWRYRILLRNELPMKQHEDIFQEFCDSLNKFYGKCIIIVREKRQTKEPTAQEKITHLQVPSVIYMSSIECCPQIAKANGHELLSVPLPYNYLHPMDVAWSSLKWFIINNRKEFCLRSIERTYSYRCILFSDLVEKGLEKMTPSKWKVATNKVRRWENYYLDTFA